CCATGCCGGCCCTGGTGATCGCGCTGGTGTGGCAGTGGACACCGTTCATGATGCTCATCCTGCTGGCCGGCCTGCAGGCCCAGCCCGGTGACGTACTGGAGGCCGCGAAGGTCGACGGGGCCTCCGCGCTGCAGACCTTCCGCCACATCACGCTGCCGCACCTGCGCCAGTACATCGAACTGGGCACCGTGCTCGGCTCCATCTTCGTGGTGCAGACCTTCGACGCGGTCTTCACCATCACCCAGGGCGGGCCCGGCTCCCAGACCACCAACCTGCCCTACGAGATCTACCTGACCATGTTCCGCAAGTTCGAGTACGGCCAGGCCGCGGCCGCCGGCGTCGTCGTGGTGATCGGCTCGATCGTCATCGCGACGTTCGCCCTGCGGGTCGTCGCCTCCCTGTTCCGTGAAGAGGCCTCCCGATGACCACCCGCGCGACGACCACTGTTCGCCACAGACTCCGCCGCCGTAAGCACGCCGACCAATGGCAAGCCCCGCGCCTGTCGCCGCTGTGGACCTTCGTCGCGTGGCTTGCCACCCTGGCCTTCTTCGCCCCGGTGGCCTGGATGGTGCTGACGGCCTTCCACCAGGAGGCCGACGCGGCAACCAACCCGCCCAGCCTCCTGGCACCGCTCACCCTGGACCAGTTCTCACTCCTGCTGGAACGGGACATCTCCCCATACCTGCTCAACTCGGCCATTGCCAGCGTCTTCTCGACCCTGCTGGTCCTCGTCCTGGCAGTGCCGGCGGCCTACGCGCTGTCCATCAAGCCGGTCGAGAAATGGACCGACGTGATGTTCTTCTTCCTGTCCACCAAGTTCCTGCCGCTCATCGCCGCGCTGCTGCCGATCTACATGATCGTCAAGGACATCGGAATGCTGGACAACATCTGGACGCTCGTCCTCCTCTACACCGCGATGAACCTGCCGATCGCCGTGTGGATGATGCGCTCGTTCCTCGCCGAGGTGCCCAAGGAGATCCTGGAAGCCGCCGAGGTCGACGGCGCCGGACTGCCCACCGTACTGCTGCGAATCGTGGCACCGGTCGCCATGCCCGGACTCGCCGCCACCTCCCTGATCTGCTTCATCTTCAGCTGGAACGAGTTCATGTTCGCCGTGAACCTCACCGCGACGCAGGCGTCCACCGCGCCCGTGTTCCTGGTCGGATTCATCACCAACGAGGGCCTGTTCCTGGCCCGTTTGTGCGCCGCGGCCACGCTCGTGTCCCTACCCGTCCTCATCGCCGGATTCGCCGCCCAGGACAAGCTCGTGCGCGGCCTGTCCCTGGGAGCCGTCAAATGAGGGCGGCCGTCATCGCCGCACCGGGCAAGACGGAACTCGCCACCGTGCACGACCCGGCCTCCGGCCCCCACGAGGTCGTCGTCCTGGTGGCCGTGGGCGGACAGTGCGGCACGGACCTGCACATCCTGCAGGGAGAGCACGCACCGACGCTACCGATCACCCCCGGCCATGAGTTCGCCGGCGAGGTCGTCGCGACCGGTCCGAGGTGGCCGTGGGCGCCCGGGTCGCGGTGGACCCGAACCTGTACTGCTCCGCGAGCGGCTACCGCCGCCTCGGCCGGGACAACCTGTGCGAGCGGCACCCGGCCATCGGGGTCACCCCACCCGGCGCCGCCGCCGAGTACGTGGCCGCCTCCGTCGCCAACTGCGTCGTCCTGCGCGACGGCGTACGTTCGACGTCGTCGACGTCAGCGCCGAACAGCTCACCACCGCGGCGCAGTTGGGACGCTCCGCGTCTCCCGTGTCCGCCGACGAACTCGACCGGCCGCGCCACGGCAGGGACGTGGTCATCGACGCCACCGGCTACGCCCGGGCCATCCAGTACGCCATGAGCCGAGTGGGCAGGGCGGCACCTAGCTGCAGTTCGGTGTCGCCTCCTCCACGGCCCGGACGACATCGAGCCGTACAAGATCCACCACTACGAGATCACCATCACCGGCTTCATGGCCGTCCTGCACAGCTTCGAACGCCCGAAGACGCCCTTCGCCATCAGCGTCGTCGACCCGGGCGTCTTCATCAGCGGCTGCCTCCCGCCGGCAGCGTTCCTGGACACGATCGCCCGCTTCCGGGCAGGCATCCCGATCCAGATCCAGCCCGGCCTCGCCACCACGCGAAAGCCCGACCCGAACGGAACTCCGTCACTATGACCCCGCAGATCCGCCGCGTACTCGTCCGCTCTTTCGACGACATCACCCTCGAGCGCGTGCCAGTCCCCGTCCCCAGGGACGACGAACTCCTGGTGCGCACCACCGTCGTCGGCGTGTGCGGCTCCGACACCCATGCCGCCGCCGGCCACCACCCCTTCATCGACCTGCCCTACAGCCCCGGCCACGAGGCGGTCGGTGTCGTGGCCGGGGTGGGCAAGGGGGCCGAGGACTTCGCCACCGGCGACCGGGTGATCGTGGAACCGAACCTGTACTGCGGCCGGTGCGCCCAGTGCCGCTCCGGCTCCTACAACATCTGCCAGGAACTGAAGGTCTTCGGCTGCCAGACCCCTGGCGCCATGACCGACCTGTTCACCATCCCCGCCGACCGCGTCCACCGCGTCCCCGACGGCATGACCGACCTCCAGGCTGCCCTCGTCGAGCCGCTGGCCACTCCGGTGCACGCCGTCGCCAAGGCTGGCGACCTCACCGGCCGCACCGTTGCCGTCCTCGGCGCCGGCCCCATCGGCCTGCTCACCCTGATCGCCGCCCGGCACGCCGGCGCCGCCCGGATCGTCGTCACCGACCTGCTGGACGGCAAGCGGAACAGGGCGCTGCGCCTCGGCGCCGACGCGGCCCTGCCCGCCGATGCCCCCGGCCTGGTCGACCAGGCCCGGGCGGCGCTCGGTCGTGCGGCCGACGCCGTGTTCGACTGCGTGGCCCGCGAGCAGTCCATGGCTCAGGCCACCGACCTGGTGGCCAAGGGCGGCCACATCGTCATCGTGGGCGTGGGGGCCGCCGGGACCACCCCGATCCGCCTGGACCTGGTGCAGGACCGGGAGATCCGTATCGAGGGCACCCTGATGTACACCGCCGATGACTACCGCGCCGCCATGGCTCTCATCGCGTCGGACGCCGTCGACGCCGCCGAGATCGTCACCGCGACCTACCCGCTGGAGGACGCCGCCAAAGCCTTCGCCGCCTCGGTCGACCCAGAGCAGGTCAAGGTGCTGGTCACCTTCGACGGTCCCCTTGATTCATGAGCCGGCACGAAGGTCGGTGCGTACGTCCTCGGTACTCAGGAGGCCGAAGGCCAATGGCCAGACGGGCACCGGATCTCCACCGGCGCATGTGCGAGACTCGGTTCGACCCGCGATCAGGACCCGAAGGGGAAGGAGTGGCACTGTGGCCGCCCGTACGCGACCGTCGCAGGCCGCCGTCGAGGAGCGACGGCAGGCAGTGCTGCGCTACGTCGCCGAACAGGGCGAGATCCGCATCGACGACCTCGCCCGGCACTTCGACGTCAGCCTGATGACGATGCACCGGGACCTGGACGACCTCGCCGGGCGCCACCTGCTCCGCAAGGAACGCGGACGTGCCGTCCCCTTTCCCACCCTCACCATGGAGACCGCCACCCGCTTCCGGGAAAACAGCGCACTCGCGGCCAAGCACGCGCTGTGCGCGGCCGTCGCCGACCGGATCAAGCCCGGCAGCACGGTACTCATGGACGACTCAACCACCCTGTTCCCCCTGGTCCCCGCGCTGGCCCGGCTGAACCAGCTGACCGTCGTGACCAACTCCGTCGGCCTGGCACAGCGCCTCGGATCCGCGCCCGGGCTGAGCATCACCCTGCTGGGCGGCCGCTACCACGGCGACTTCAACTCCTGCACCGGTCCCGCCGTCACCCGCGCCCTGTCCCAGCTCCACGCCGACCTCGCCCTGATGTCCGCCACCGCCGTCCTGGAAGGCCGGCTCTTCCATCCGTTGAACGACTACGTCGAGGTGAAGCTGGCCATGCTCGCCGCCACCGAGCAGGCACTGCTCCTCGTGGACCACTCGAAGTTCGGCAAGACCTCCACGTACACGTACGGCACCGTGGCCGACTACCACGCGGTCATCACCGACACCGCCACCCCCGACCCGGAACTCGCGGCCATCCGCGGCCTCGGAGTCCCCGTCGAGACGGTCGAACCCGAAGCGCCCTCCCCGTGACCCACACCCTGTTCGAAACGCCCAGCACCTACCGCCTCACCGACGCCGAAATGGCCGTGCCCCCGCCACAGGTCGAGGCTGTGCTCTTCGACTTCAGCAACACGATCTTCCACATGATCGACCTGGAGACATGGCTGCGCCGGGTCGGCACCGCCTCCGGCCGCCTCACCCTGCTGGACGCCCCCGGCGCGGTGGCCGACATCTCCGACCAACTGCGCACCGCATTCCGGCGGCCCTACGTCGTCGCCCTCCAGGAGGGCCGGGACCTCTCCTTCGAACGGCACCGCCTGGCCATGCACGGTTGGTGGGAGCAGGTGGACTTCCTGCGCGGCGCGGAGGAAGCGGCCTACCGGGAACTCACCGCCCCCGACGCCTGGACCCCCTACCCCGACACCGAACCGGTCCTGCGCGCCTTGCACGACCACGGACTGCGCATCGGTATCGTCAGCGACTTCGCCTGGGACCTGCGCACCCACCTCGCCCACCACGGCCTGGACGACTTGATAGACAGCTGCGTCATCTCCTACGAGCAGGGCCGCGAAAAGCCCGACCCGCAGCTGTTCCTCAAAGCCTGCGCCGACCTCGGCACCGACCCACGCGCCGCGCTCATGGTCGGCGACAACGCGGTCCGCGATGGCGGCGCGACCGCCTGCGGCCTGCGGACGTACATCCTTCCGGCCGAGCACCGCACCGGCGACCGCGGCCTGGCAGACGTCCTCCGGCTCATGGCCTGACGGCCCCATCTGCTCGCTGGTCAGAGACGGGCACGCCACAGTACGGCGTGTCGTGCTGCCACGCTGCCGCTGCTGGGATGAGCTCGGTCACCTCCGGGGCACAGGCGAGGAGAGGGCCGCGTTCGGCCAGGAACTCTCTGATGTACGGCTGCTGCTCGTGGACATCGAATGCGTCGCGGCAGTGGTACAGCTCGTAGAACACCCGCTCCGCGGGGACATCGGTGTGGTGGACGACGTAGGCGAGTGTCTTTGGCTCGTGTTCCTGGATGAGGCTGACGGTGTGGGAGACGAGCGCATCGAAGTCAGTCTCCGCGCCTTGCCGGAGGGTGAACCGGACCAGCAGGGCGTAGGGCGTCGCGGCTGTGTTCACCGCTGTACCTCCATTTCGAGTTGGGCAAGACGGTTGAGCTCGGCACGCCGGGGCGATCCTTCCCAGTCGCCGCGGACGGCGCATGCGGCTGCTCCGCAGATCGCTGCGGTCTGGAGGCGCTGTGGCACGGGCGCTCCGGCCAGTCGTTCGGCGAGGTATCCGGCGACGAAGGCGTCGCCCGCGCCGACTGGATCTACGACGGTGGTCGGCACCGCCGCCACTTCGTGGACCGTGCCATCGGCGATCGCGTACGCGCCGTGGGCGCCGCGTTTGATGACGACTTCAGTAGGCCCGAAGGCTCCCAAGTGTGCGGCCATGGCAGCATGGTCGCCTGTTGCACCCAGCAGAGCGGCTTCGTCCTCACCGGCGAAGAGCACGTCAGCGTCACGGGCGAGCGCGAGGAGGCAGGAGTGCGCCTCCTGCGGTGACCACAGAGCCGAGCGGTAGTTGACGTCGAAGGACACCGGAACGTCGTGCCGGCGCGCGATCCGGATCGCGCGCAGAACGGCCTCGTGAGCGGTGGGGGACAGCGCCGGTGTGATTCCCGTGACGTGCAGCAGTGCGGCGCCGGCGA
This window of the Streptomyces sp. SLBN-118 genome carries:
- a CDS encoding carbohydrate ABC transporter permease is translated as MTTRATTTVRHRLRRRKHADQWQAPRLSPLWTFVAWLATLAFFAPVAWMVLTAFHQEADAATNPPSLLAPLTLDQFSLLLERDISPYLLNSAIASVFSTLLVLVLAVPAAYALSIKPVEKWTDVMFFFLSTKFLPLIAALLPIYMIVKDIGMLDNIWTLVLLYTAMNLPIAVWMMRSFLAEVPKEILEAAEVDGAGLPTVLLRIVAPVAMPGLAATSLICFIFSWNEFMFAVNLTATQASTAPVFLVGFITNEGLFLARLCAAATLVSLPVLIAGFAAQDKLVRGLSLGAVK
- a CDS encoding zinc-binding dehydrogenase, coding for MTPQIRRVLVRSFDDITLERVPVPVPRDDELLVRTTVVGVCGSDTHAAAGHHPFIDLPYSPGHEAVGVVAGVGKGAEDFATGDRVIVEPNLYCGRCAQCRSGSYNICQELKVFGCQTPGAMTDLFTIPADRVHRVPDGMTDLQAALVEPLATPVHAVAKAGDLTGRTVAVLGAGPIGLLTLIAARHAGAARIVVTDLLDGKRNRALRLGADAALPADAPGLVDQARAALGRAADAVFDCVAREQSMAQATDLVAKGGHIVIVGVGAAGTTPIRLDLVQDREIRIEGTLMYTADDYRAAMALIASDAVDAAEIVTATYPLEDAAKAFAASVDPEQVKVLVTFDGPLDS
- a CDS encoding DeoR/GlpR family DNA-binding transcription regulator; amino-acid sequence: MAARTRPSQAAVEERRQAVLRYVAEQGEIRIDDLARHFDVSLMTMHRDLDDLAGRHLLRKERGRAVPFPTLTMETATRFRENSALAAKHALCAAVADRIKPGSTVLMDDSTTLFPLVPALARLNQLTVVTNSVGLAQRLGSAPGLSITLLGGRYHGDFNSCTGPAVTRALSQLHADLALMSATAVLEGRLFHPLNDYVEVKLAMLAATEQALLLVDHSKFGKTSTYTYGTVADYHAVITDTATPDPELAAIRGLGVPVETVEPEAPSP
- a CDS encoding HAD family hydrolase produces the protein MTHTLFETPSTYRLTDAEMAVPPPQVEAVLFDFSNTIFHMIDLETWLRRVGTASGRLTLLDAPGAVADISDQLRTAFRRPYVVALQEGRDLSFERHRLAMHGWWEQVDFLRGAEEAAYRELTAPDAWTPYPDTEPVLRALHDHGLRIGIVSDFAWDLRTHLAHHGLDDLIDSCVISYEQGREKPDPQLFLKACADLGTDPRAALMVGDNAVRDGGATACGLRTYILPAEHRTGDRGLADVLRLMA
- a CDS encoding putative quinol monooxygenase, whose product is MNTAATPYALLVRFTLRQGAETDFDALVSHTVSLIQEHEPKTLAYVVHHTDVPAERVFYELYHCRDAFDVHEQQPYIREFLAERGPLLACAPEVTELIPAAAAWQHDTPYCGVPVSDQRADGAVRP
- a CDS encoding sugar kinase translates to MSIRPLVTMGETMALLTATGEGPLRHQRTLELGTGGAESNVAIGVSRLGVPAAWIGRVGDDEFGRLVLATLRAENIDTGAVCTDPTAPTGLMLKERRTLIDRRVSYYRRGSAGSYLAPEDVSEHVVAGAALLHVTGITPALSPTAHEAVLRAIRIARRHDVPVSFDVNYRSALWSPQEAHSCLLALARDADVLFAGEDEAALLGATGDHAAMAAHLGAFGPTEVVIKRGAHGAYAIADGTVHEVAAVPTTVVDPVGAGDAFVAGYLAERLAGAPVPQRLQTAAICGAAACAVRGDWEGSPRRAELNRLAQLEMEVQR